In Spirochaetota bacterium, one DNA window encodes the following:
- a CDS encoding glycosyltransferase, whose product MKVALVHDWLVTMGGAETVLEEFFNLYPTADIYTLFSEKKNLENTNLYNAPIYNSSLQKLPMIKNIYRKLPNLFPQAIEEFDLGNYDLVISSSHAVAKGVLTDAKTCHISYLHTPMRYIWDLSFDYLKRANFSFPIEWYTRNVFHQLRSWDIISSVRPDYLVANSNFIKQRIQKVYRRDAKVIYPPVSLSDKVYTDKEDFFVTASRHVPYKNIPLIAEAFARMPTKKLVILGDGPDSKKVKKICALAKNIEYIGHQNKQVLMDTIGRAKAFIFAAEEDFGILPVEAQSLGTPVIAYGVGGVTETVIANKTGIFFPTQSIDSIKEAVLLFENKEDSFDPTHIATHSKFFSQERFKEEFNNYAQECYTNFNNNKLGV is encoded by the coding sequence ATGAAAGTTGCTTTAGTTCATGATTGGCTTGTTACTATGGGTGGTGCTGAAACAGTATTAGAAGAGTTTTTCAATCTTTATCCGACTGCAGATATTTACACTTTATTTAGTGAAAAAAAGAATCTTGAAAATACTAATTTATATAATGCTCCTATTTATAACAGCTCCTTACAAAAATTACCTATGATTAAAAATATATACAGAAAATTGCCAAATCTTTTTCCTCAGGCAATAGAAGAATTTGATTTGGGAAATTATGATTTGGTTATATCTTCTTCTCATGCTGTAGCAAAAGGTGTTTTGACTGATGCGAAGACTTGTCATATTTCTTATTTACATACACCAATGCGTTACATATGGGATTTAAGCTTTGATTATCTTAAAAGAGCAAATTTTTCTTTTCCTATAGAATGGTATACGAGAAATGTTTTTCATCAATTACGATCATGGGATATTATTTCATCTGTAAGACCTGATTATTTAGTAGCAAATTCAAATTTTATTAAGCAAAGAATTCAAAAAGTTTATAGAAGAGATGCCAAGGTGATTTATCCCCCTGTGAGTCTTAGCGATAAGGTATATACAGACAAAGAGGATTTTTTTGTCACAGCATCACGGCATGTCCCTTACAAAAATATTCCATTAATCGCAGAAGCATTTGCCAGGATGCCAACAAAAAAATTAGTGATTTTAGGAGATGGTCCAGATAGTAAAAAAGTAAAAAAAATCTGTGCCTTGGCTAAAAATATAGAATATATAGGCCACCAAAACAAACAAGTTTTGATGGATACTATAGGAAGAGCGAAAGCTTTTATTTTTGCAGCAGAAGAAGATTTTGGTATTCTTCCTGTAGAAGCACAAAGTCTAGGAACACCTGTGATTGCTTATGGAGTAGGTGGTGTAACAGAAACTGTTATTGCCAATAAAACAGGAATTTTTTTCCCCACACAATCAATAGATAGTATTAAAGAAGCCGTGTTGCTCTTTGAAAATAAAGAGGATTCTTTTGATCCAACTCATATTGCAACACATAGTAAATTTTTTTCTCAAGAACGCTTTAAAGAAGAGTTTAATAATTATGCACAAGAGTGTTATACAAATTTTAATAATAATAAGTTAGGGGTATAG
- a CDS encoding P-loop NTPase codes for MREQEILEILSTIEYQQTQQKLSEIATVEGISESGNLLKIRILIKALPIEEKKSIRIMIEDAFSKQGKDALISIITEKPTAPKVAPVIPTSQIKTFLQDDIVKKFKKIIAIYSTKGGVGKSTVAAMLARELSIKGFKIALIDLDIYGPSIPRILGIKGSLKTQGQKFVPAKVDGIDMMSVGSLIPNIDSPLIWRAPLANGVISQIFHDTLWADEYDVLILDMPPGTGDIPILVGQSIPLDGLLVVSTPQAVALEDTIKGISMFKKFNTPIVGLVYNMGSVLCSDCNKLISIFPKNQEFDDLLVSYELNIITELPLDPKVAIAADKGSLENIDLSGIWKKEFNKITDKVLTKLNLIK; via the coding sequence GTGAGAGAACAAGAAATATTAGAGATATTAAGTACTATAGAATATCAACAAACTCAACAAAAACTTTCCGAAATAGCAACAGTAGAAGGTATTTCTGAATCTGGTAATTTATTAAAAATTAGAATTTTAATAAAAGCTTTGCCTATAGAAGAAAAAAAAAGTATTCGTATAATGATAGAAGATGCTTTTTCTAAACAAGGTAAAGACGCTTTAATTAGTATTATCACAGAAAAGCCTACAGCACCAAAAGTTGCTCCAGTAATTCCAACCTCTCAAATAAAAACTTTTCTTCAAGATGATATTGTAAAAAAATTCAAAAAGATAATAGCTATTTATTCAACGAAAGGTGGTGTGGGCAAATCTACTGTAGCAGCAATGCTGGCTAGAGAATTGTCTATAAAGGGTTTTAAAATTGCACTGATAGATTTAGATATCTATGGTCCTAGTATTCCAAGAATTTTGGGAATAAAAGGTTCTTTAAAAACTCAAGGTCAGAAATTTGTCCCTGCAAAAGTTGATGGGATAGATATGATGAGCGTGGGTTCTTTAATTCCTAATATTGATTCTCCACTAATTTGGAGAGCACCTCTTGCCAACGGCGTTATTTCGCAAATATTTCATGATACTCTTTGGGCAGATGAATATGATGTGCTTATTTTGGATATGCCTCCAGGAACAGGGGATATTCCTATTTTGGTAGGTCAAAGTATTCCTTTAGATGGATTACTAGTTGTGAGTACTCCACAGGCGGTTGCCTTAGAAGATACTATTAAAGGTATTTCTATGTTCAAAAAATTTAACACTCCTATTGTGGGATTGGTTTACAATATGGGTTCAGTCTTATGCTCTGATTGTAATAAATTGATTTCTATTTTTCCAAAAAATCAAGAATTTGATGATTTGTTAGTAAGTTATGAACTTAATATTATTACTGAATTACCATTAGATCCAAAAGTAGCAATTGCTGCTGACAAAGGGTCTTTGGAAAACATAGATTTATCTGGAATTTGGAAAAAAGAATTCAATAAGATTACAGATAAGGT